A genomic segment from Clostridium pasteurianum BC1 encodes:
- a CDS encoding glycoside hydrolase family 13 protein yields the protein MLKKRWWDKSVIYQVYPKSFYDSNNDGIGDIKGIVDKLDYLKDLGIGIIWLSPVYKSPMDDNGYDIMDYYDIDKQFGSMEDMGNLIKEGNKRNIKIMMDLVINHTSDEHNWFIESRSSKSNPKRDFYIWKDPKPDGSAPNNWKSIFGGFAWEYDDNTKQYYLHVFSKKQPDLNWENEEVRMKLYDMVNYWLDKGLGGFRVDAITYIKKDNTFKNLESTNNEELVNINGGSLNQKGIEDFLSELKKNTFSKYDIVTVAEAPGIPREKLKDYSGANGFFDLLFEFEHSDLDVAEDGKWYTPKKWTLQEFKDALFKSQEVYNDLGFGALFLENHDQPRSLNKFIKESDIGQASAKMLATIYFLLKGIPFIYQGEEIGMTNVKYESIEDYNDISSIDQYNSAINDGLSKEEALEAVHRRSRDNGRSPMQWDDSKNSGFTEVEPWLKVNNNYEEINVKNNLESEDSILNYYKNLIDLRRNSDYSDVIVYGKYIEFMEDDKNIFAYIREYENKKLLVLANFYGENIKVKLNCNVDKVLISNYDLTSISNDEVYLRPYEAVVFGVL from the coding sequence ATGTTAAAGAAAAGATGGTGGGATAAAAGTGTAATCTATCAAGTATATCCTAAAAGTTTCTATGATTCAAATAATGATGGAATAGGTGATATAAAAGGAATTGTTGATAAACTTGATTATTTAAAAGATTTAGGTATAGGTATAATTTGGCTAAGTCCTGTATATAAAAGTCCTATGGATGATAATGGTTATGATATTATGGATTATTATGATATAGATAAGCAATTTGGATCTATGGAAGATATGGGCAACTTAATAAAAGAAGGCAATAAACGCAATATTAAAATAATGATGGATTTAGTTATAAATCATACCTCTGATGAGCATAATTGGTTTATAGAGTCAAGGAGCAGCAAAAGCAATCCAAAAAGAGATTTTTATATATGGAAAGATCCAAAACCGGATGGCAGCGCGCCTAACAATTGGAAGTCTATATTTGGTGGATTCGCCTGGGAATATGATGATAATACTAAACAGTATTATCTACATGTATTTTCAAAAAAACAGCCGGATTTGAATTGGGAAAATGAAGAAGTGAGAATGAAATTATATGATATGGTAAACTATTGGTTGGATAAAGGCTTAGGCGGCTTTAGAGTAGATGCTATAACTTATATAAAAAAGGACAATACCTTTAAGAATTTAGAATCTACAAATAATGAAGAATTAGTTAATATTAATGGAGGATCTCTAAATCAAAAGGGAATAGAGGATTTTTTATCTGAATTAAAGAAAAATACATTTTCTAAATATGATATTGTTACAGTAGCAGAAGCGCCTGGTATACCAAGGGAAAAATTAAAAGACTACAGCGGGGCTAATGGTTTTTTTGATTTATTATTTGAATTTGAACATTCTGATTTAGATGTAGCTGAAGATGGAAAGTGGTACACACCTAAAAAATGGACTCTACAAGAATTTAAAGATGCCCTTTTTAAAAGTCAAGAAGTATATAATGATTTGGGATTTGGCGCACTGTTTTTGGAAAATCATGATCAACCTAGGTCTTTAAATAAATTTATTAAGGAATCAGATATAGGCCAAGCTAGTGCAAAGATGCTGGCTACAATTTATTTTTTATTAAAAGGGATACCATTTATCTATCAGGGTGAGGAAATAGGAATGACTAATGTTAAATATGAATCCATTGAAGATTATAATGATATTTCATCTATTGACCAATATAATAGTGCTATAAATGATGGCCTATCTAAAGAAGAAGCTTTAGAGGCTGTACACAGAAGAAGCAGAGATAATGGAAGATCTCCTATGCAGTGGGATGACAGTAAAAATTCTGGATTTACTGAAGTAGAGCCTTGGCTTAAGGTTAATAATAATTATGAAGAAATAAATGTAAAAAATAATCTGGAATCTGAAGATTCAATTTTAAATTATTATAAGAATTTAATTGATTTACGTAGAAATAGTGATTACTCAGATGTAATTGTATATGGAAAATATATAGAATTCATGGAAGATGATAAAAATATTTTTGCCTATATAAGAGAATATGAAAATAAGAAACTTTTAGTATTAGCTAATTTCTATGGAGAAAATATTAAAGTTAAATTAAATTGCAATGTAGATAAAGTATTAATTTCAAATTATGATTTAACTAGTATATCAAATGATGAAGTATACTTGAGGCCTTATGAAGCTGTAGTCTTTGGTGTTTTATAA
- a CDS encoding MFS transporter, giving the protein MKKRMIYWNLSLYFLLFFFAYASCFSFFAIWLGEKMNLSGAQTGIIFSVNAIFAMIFQPIYGYISDRIGLKKYVLYFITILLALAGPFYIYVYGPLLKMNFIIGAIVGGFYLGLTFIAGCASVESYIEKAGRKYDFEFGRARMWGSIGSASAAFVSGRVFNISPNINFWMATVSAMILLILVVFMKVDVSSVEVKRAESVSFNDVKQLFKLKDFWFFMIYMIGAVCVYMVYDQQFPIYYASLFPTKALGNQVFGDLNSLQVFLEAGMMFLAPFLVNKIGAKRGLILAGIIMTCRMVGSGIVSDPYSISFIKLVHSFEYATLLVSIFKYLADNFDTRLSSVLYLVGFQFATQIGTTILSPIVGKMYDRVGFRETYLFMGGLVLVFTIFAAFTLLNKKKGRVAVDKGETEIVLEELSRAN; this is encoded by the coding sequence ATGAAAAAAAGAATGATATATTGGAATCTCAGCTTATATTTTCTCTTATTTTTCTTTGCCTATGCATCCTGTTTTTCATTCTTTGCTATTTGGCTTGGGGAAAAAATGAATTTAAGTGGAGCACAAACAGGTATTATATTTTCTGTAAACGCTATCTTTGCTATGATCTTTCAACCTATATACGGATACATTTCTGATCGTATTGGTCTAAAAAAATATGTTTTATATTTTATTACTATATTACTTGCATTAGCTGGACCATTCTACATTTATGTATATGGGCCGCTTTTAAAAATGAACTTCATAATTGGTGCTATAGTTGGAGGCTTTTATTTAGGATTAACTTTTATAGCTGGTTGTGCCAGTGTTGAGTCATATATTGAAAAGGCTGGCAGAAAATATGATTTTGAATTTGGACGTGCACGTATGTGGGGTTCAATTGGATCAGCAAGTGCTGCATTTGTATCCGGTAGAGTATTCAATATTAGTCCTAATATAAACTTCTGGATGGCAACGGTTTCTGCTATGATATTACTTATTCTCGTTGTTTTTATGAAAGTTGATGTAAGTAGTGTAGAAGTTAAACGTGCTGAATCAGTAAGCTTTAATGATGTTAAACAGCTTTTCAAATTAAAAGACTTTTGGTTTTTTATGATTTACATGATAGGAGCTGTGTGCGTATATATGGTATATGATCAACAATTCCCAATATATTATGCTTCATTGTTTCCAACAAAAGCTTTGGGAAACCAAGTGTTTGGAGATTTGAATTCACTTCAGGTTTTCTTAGAAGCTGGCATGATGTTTTTAGCTCCATTTCTTGTAAATAAAATAGGAGCTAAGAGAGGACTAATTTTAGCGGGAATAATAATGACCTGTCGTATGGTTGGTTCAGGAATTGTCAGTGATCCTTATAGTATTTCATTTATTAAATTGGTTCATTCTTTTGAATATGCTACACTATTGGTATCAATATTTAAATATTTAGCAGATAATTTCGATACTCGCTTATCTTCTGTACTCTATTTGGTTGGTTTTCAATTTGCTACTCAAATTGGTACAACAATTTTGTCACCAATTGTTGGCAAAATGTATGATAGAGTTGGCTTTAGAGAAACTTATCTATTTATGGGAGGACTAGTTCTTGTATTTACTATTTTTGCAGCTTTTACTTTATTAAACAAAAAGAAGGGCAGAGTCGCAGTGGATAAAGGTGAGACGGAGATTGTGTTAGAAGAATTAAGCCGTGCAAATTAA
- the gtfA gene encoding sucrose phosphorylase encodes MAIKNKIMLITYADSLGKNLKELENVLTTYFKNAVGGVHILPFFPSSADRGFAPMNYEKVDSAFGDWQDIEKLSENFYLMYDFMINHISRNSEYFKDFQENKDKSPYADFFIRYKDFWPKGEPSQEDVDLIYKRKPRAPYIDVNFEDGTSEKIWCTFDSEQVDLNIKSEVTKKFIKDTLTNMAKRNASLIRLDAFAYATKKVGTNCFFIEPDTWELLDEVKEILEPLNVDILPEIHEHYSIQMKISEKGHWIYDFALPMIMLHALYSGVNKNLIKWLKMSPKKQFTTLDTHDGIGVVDVKDLLTDEEVEITRESLFTKGANVKKIYNTTAYNNLDIYQVNCTYYSALGNNDDAYTLARAIQFFAPGIPQVYYVGLMAGENDIKLLEETKVGRNINRHYYSKEEVEENMKRPVMKRLLKLMEFRNSYAAFNGDYFISDINEAEVIEITWEKDEFKTTLKANLKTHKFTIGYFDVETKEFKELAEV; translated from the coding sequence ATGGCAATTAAAAATAAAATTATGCTTATTACTTACGCAGATAGTTTAGGTAAAAATTTAAAGGAACTAGAAAACGTTTTGACAACTTATTTTAAAAATGCAGTGGGGGGAGTTCATATATTACCATTTTTCCCATCATCAGCAGATAGAGGATTTGCACCAATGAACTACGAAAAAGTTGACTCGGCCTTTGGCGATTGGCAAGATATTGAGAAATTAAGTGAAAATTTTTATTTAATGTATGATTTTATGATAAATCACATATCAAGAAATTCTGAATACTTTAAAGATTTTCAGGAAAATAAAGACAAGTCACCTTACGCAGATTTCTTCATTAGATATAAGGATTTCTGGCCTAAGGGTGAACCTTCTCAGGAAGATGTAGACCTTATATATAAGAGAAAACCTAGAGCACCATACATTGATGTTAATTTTGAAGATGGAACCAGTGAAAAAATATGGTGTACCTTTGATAGTGAGCAAGTGGATTTAAATATAAAATCAGAAGTTACAAAAAAATTTATAAAAGATACCCTTACTAATATGGCAAAGAGAAATGCTTCATTAATCAGACTTGATGCTTTTGCCTATGCTACTAAAAAGGTTGGGACTAATTGTTTCTTTATAGAACCTGATACTTGGGAATTACTTGATGAAGTAAAAGAAATATTGGAGCCATTAAATGTAGATATATTACCAGAAATACATGAACATTACTCAATTCAAATGAAAATATCAGAAAAGGGTCACTGGATATATGATTTTGCACTCCCTATGATTATGCTGCATGCTCTATACAGTGGTGTAAATAAAAATCTTATAAAATGGCTTAAAATGTCTCCTAAAAAGCAGTTTACTACATTAGATACTCATGATGGTATTGGGGTAGTGGATGTAAAGGATTTATTGACTGATGAAGAAGTTGAAATCACAAGGGAATCACTATTTACTAAGGGAGCAAATGTAAAGAAAATCTATAATACAACTGCCTATAACAACCTTGATATATATCAAGTTAATTGTACCTATTATTCAGCACTTGGAAATAATGACGATGCCTATACTTTAGCAAGAGCTATTCAGTTCTTTGCACCAGGAATACCTCAGGTGTACTATGTAGGACTTATGGCTGGAGAAAATGATATAAAATTACTTGAAGAAACAAAGGTTGGAAGAAACATAAATCGTCATTACTACAGCAAAGAAGAAGTTGAAGAAAATATGAAAAGACCTGTTATGAAGAGATTACTAAAGCTTATGGAGTTTAGAAATTCTTATGCAGCTTTTAATGGTGATTACTTCATATCTGATATAAATGAGGCAGAAGTTATAGAAATAACTTGGGAAAAAGATGAATTTAAGACTACTTTAAAAGCTAATCTTAAAACTCATAAATTTACAATAGGTTATTTTGATGTGGAAACTAAAGAGTTTAAAGAATTGGCAGAAGTTTAA
- a CDS encoding ROK family protein: MSKEYVIGIDLGGTKISGALSDVDGNVLSQHTISTNAFEGEEVVLGRVICVIEKILNDGDKVPEDIKAIGIGSPGPLDAEKGIIITTPNLPFKNFKLVAPIKDKFAVPTYLDNDANVGAIGEFIFGAGQGTKNMIFVTVSTGIGGGAILNGQIYRGNTCNALEIGHMTLEKNGPRCNCGNYGCAEALASGTAIGKRGKEAVLKDEPTSLKNYDDVTSYEVFLEAKKGDKVAGEILDKSLNYLGICVANLIVTFDPEMVVIGGGVSKGGDIVFEKVKEVVNTRCFKAMAESCKIVPAGLGTDAGVMGAVALAVIESK; this comes from the coding sequence ATGTCAAAAGAATATGTTATAGGAATTGATTTAGGGGGAACTAAAATCAGCGGAGCCTTATCAGATGTAGATGGAAATGTATTAAGTCAACATACAATTTCTACTAATGCTTTTGAAGGTGAAGAAGTTGTGCTTGGAAGAGTGATTTGTGTTATTGAAAAAATATTAAACGATGGAGATAAAGTGCCAGAGGATATTAAAGCTATTGGAATAGGTTCTCCAGGACCACTGGATGCTGAAAAGGGAATAATAATAACCACGCCAAATTTGCCTTTTAAGAATTTTAAATTAGTAGCTCCAATAAAAGATAAATTTGCTGTTCCTACTTATCTTGATAATGATGCAAACGTTGGTGCTATTGGAGAATTTATATTTGGAGCAGGACAGGGTACAAAGAACATGATTTTTGTTACAGTAAGTACTGGAATTGGCGGGGGTGCCATTTTAAATGGACAAATATATAGAGGAAATACATGTAATGCTCTAGAAATTGGACATATGACTCTTGAAAAAAATGGACCAAGATGTAATTGTGGAAATTATGGCTGTGCAGAAGCACTTGCATCAGGAACTGCTATAGGTAAAAGAGGAAAAGAAGCAGTGCTAAAGGACGAGCCTACTTCCTTAAAAAATTATGATGATGTAACCTCCTATGAAGTTTTTTTAGAGGCAAAAAAAGGAGACAAGGTTGCCGGGGAAATATTGGACAAAAGTCTTAATTATTTAGGAATATGTGTAGCAAATCTTATTGTTACATTTGATCCTGAAATGGTTGTCATTGGTGGAGGAGTTTCAAAGGGTGGAGATATTGTATTTGAAAAGGTTAAAGAAGTGGTAAATACAAGATGCTTTAAAGCTATGGCTGAATCCTGCAAGATTGTACCAGCTGGACTTGGGACAGATGCAGGAGTAATGGGTGCAGTGGCACTTGCTGTAATTGAAAGTAAATAA
- a CDS encoding glycoside hydrolase family 13 protein gives MSEPWWKKSVVYQVYPQSFKDSNNDGVGDIRGIIEKLPYIKRLGADVIWLNPIYESPNVDNGYDISDYRAIQKRYGTMEDFEELLGKAHELGIRIIMDLVVNHTSDQHKWFKESCKAEKNKYRDYYIWKDGKNGKEPNNWGSSFGGSTWEYKDSVGKYYLHLFAKEQPDLNWENEEVRNEVYDVMRFWLDKGIDGFRMDVINLISKRQEFKDGTEIRDNSFASYYEGASNGPRVHEFLHEMNEKVLSKYNLITVGETPNTTTEDAIKYSAASREELNMVFQFEHMHVDYDENRKWNIMRPKLSDLKKVLSKWQERLAEEGWNSLYWNNHDQARVVSRFGDDGKYRIESAKMLGTLLHMMQGTPYVYQGEELAMTNVHFDSIEDYKDIEILNRYHELVDLKGKDPSYALSVIHAKGRDNARTPMQWDNSENAGFSHSEPWIKVNPNYVDINAQKQIDDENSVFNYYRKLIQLRKDYDIITSGRYELILKDDSDIFAYLRKGENETLLTICNFTNRETIFRLPENIKYNSYELLIGNYENNNGIDADIKLKPYEARVYLLK, from the coding sequence TTGAGTGAACCTTGGTGGAAAAAAAGTGTTGTTTATCAAGTTTACCCACAGAGTTTTAAAGACAGTAATAATGATGGTGTAGGAGACATAAGAGGTATTATTGAAAAGCTGCCTTATATAAAAAGATTAGGAGCTGATGTTATCTGGTTAAATCCAATATATGAGTCTCCAAATGTTGATAATGGATATGACATATCTGATTACAGAGCAATTCAAAAACGTTATGGTACTATGGAAGATTTTGAAGAATTATTAGGTAAGGCACATGAACTTGGCATACGTATTATAATGGATCTGGTTGTTAACCATACGTCAGATCAGCATAAATGGTTTAAAGAGAGCTGTAAAGCAGAAAAAAATAAATATCGTGACTATTATATCTGGAAAGATGGTAAGAATGGTAAGGAACCTAACAATTGGGGATCATCCTTTGGAGGATCTACCTGGGAATATAAAGACAGTGTAGGAAAGTACTATTTGCATCTATTTGCCAAAGAACAGCCAGATTTAAATTGGGAAAATGAAGAAGTAAGAAATGAAGTCTATGATGTCATGCGTTTTTGGCTTGACAAGGGTATTGATGGATTTAGAATGGATGTAATCAACCTGATATCTAAAAGACAGGAATTTAAGGACGGTACAGAGATTAGAGATAATTCCTTTGCCTCTTACTATGAAGGTGCTTCAAATGGTCCAAGAGTTCATGAATTTTTACATGAAATGAATGAAAAAGTTTTATCCAAATATAATTTGATTACTGTAGGTGAAACTCCAAATACTACTACTGAGGATGCCATTAAATATTCCGCTGCCAGCAGAGAAGAGCTTAATATGGTTTTCCAATTTGAACATATGCATGTGGATTATGATGAAAATAGAAAATGGAACATTATGAGACCCAAATTATCTGATTTAAAAAAGGTTCTTTCAAAATGGCAGGAAAGATTAGCAGAGGAAGGCTGGAACAGCTTATACTGGAATAATCACGATCAGGCCAGAGTGGTTTCTCGTTTTGGTGATGATGGTAAATACCGCATAGAATCAGCAAAAATGCTTGGAACCTTACTTCATATGATGCAAGGTACTCCCTATGTTTATCAAGGTGAAGAACTTGCAATGACTAATGTTCACTTTGATTCCATAGAAGATTATAAGGATATTGAAATACTTAACCGTTATCATGAACTTGTTGACCTTAAGGGAAAAGATCCTTCTTATGCTTTAAGTGTAATCCATGCTAAAGGTAGAGATAATGCCAGAACTCCAATGCAGTGGGATAATTCAGAAAATGCAGGATTTTCTCATTCAGAACCATGGATAAAAGTTAATCCGAATTATGTTGATATCAATGCTCAAAAACAAATTGATGATGAAAATTCTGTTTTCAATTATTATCGTAAACTAATTCAATTAAGGAAAGATTACGATATTATAACAAGTGGAAGATATGAATTAATACTAAAAGATGATTCTGACATTTTTGCATATCTTAGAAAAGGAGAAAATGAAACTTTATTGACAATTTGTAATTTTACCAATAGAGAAACTATTTTTAGATTACCTGAAAATATTAAATATAATTCTTATGAATTATTAATTGGTAATTATGAAAATAATAATGGCATTGATGCTGATATTAAATTAAAGCCTTATGAGGCTAGAGTTTATTTATTAAAATAA
- a CDS encoding PTS sugar transporter subunit IIA codes for MRKIIVASHDKLADGMVKTLKFIGGERDNLFPLSAYGDNKPIDDQIKEIMENVSEKDELVILTDMVGGSVNQKFFSFKERPNTHIISGMNLPLALSIVLQPEEDLLTADQIKYLIKEGKDQVIYVNDYSVEVSDDDE; via the coding sequence ATGAGAAAAATTATTGTAGCATCCCATGATAAACTGGCAGATGGAATGGTTAAAACACTGAAATTTATAGGTGGAGAGAGAGATAATTTATTTCCTCTATCTGCTTATGGTGACAATAAACCAATTGATGATCAGATAAAGGAGATAATGGAGAATGTTAGTGAAAAGGATGAATTAGTTATTCTCACTGATATGGTAGGCGGAAGTGTAAATCAGAAATTCTTTAGTTTTAAAGAAAGACCAAACACACATATTATATCTGGAATGAACTTACCACTGGCTTTATCCATTGTGTTGCAGCCAGAAGAAGATTTACTGACTGCTGACCAGATAAAGTACTTAATTAAAGAGGGAAAAGATCAAGTTATATATGTCAATGATTATTCAGTTGAAGTCAGTGATGATGATGAATAA
- a CDS encoding PTS system mannose/fructose/sorbose family transporter subunit IID translates to MSEETNGKYVVTSKDLHKTAIRYMGMACNDFNYETQQGPAFVYALSPLLRKIYKDDDDYVDVLNNHFKYFNTTTWMANIILGAVVAMEEKDGKDAIDTVQSFKTSLMGPLAGIGDTLIWVLLPTIMGSISGYMALQGNPTGAIMWLILNIAFLFVRVKLFDIGYKSGLKLITSFGDKLNILTEAASILGLAVVGSLIPSVIKMNVAYVYTVGKVSLSIQKDVLDKIMPALLPAVLTIVVYKLLDWKKMTTTRIIILVIVFSMLCALLNILSA, encoded by the coding sequence ATGAGTGAAGAAACAAATGGAAAATATGTAGTTACATCAAAAGATTTACACAAAACAGCAATACGCTATATGGGTATGGCTTGTAATGATTTTAACTATGAAACACAGCAGGGGCCAGCATTTGTTTATGCATTATCTCCACTTTTAAGAAAAATATATAAAGATGATGATGACTATGTTGATGTTTTAAATAATCATTTTAAATACTTTAATACTACAACTTGGATGGCAAATATTATTCTAGGTGCTGTTGTTGCCATGGAAGAAAAAGATGGTAAAGATGCCATAGACACGGTTCAGTCCTTTAAAACCAGTTTAATGGGACCTCTTGCAGGTATTGGTGATACATTGATTTGGGTACTGCTTCCAACTATTATGGGCTCAATTTCAGGATACATGGCTCTTCAGGGGAATCCAACTGGTGCCATCATGTGGTTGATACTTAATATTGCATTTCTGTTTGTACGTGTAAAATTATTTGATATTGGTTATAAATCTGGACTTAAGTTAATTACTTCCTTTGGTGATAAACTAAATATTCTTACAGAGGCAGCGTCGATTCTTGGTCTGGCTGTTGTAGGTTCGCTTATTCCAAGTGTTATTAAAATGAATGTTGCTTATGTTTATACGGTGGGTAAAGTAAGCTTATCTATACAAAAAGATGTTCTTGATAAAATCATGCCTGCTTTACTTCCAGCAGTATTAACAATTGTTGTTTATAAACTTCTTGACTGGAAAAAGATGACCACAACTAGAATAATTATTCTTGTAATTGTTTTCTCAATGTTGTGTGCTTTACTTAATATATTATCAGCATAA
- a CDS encoding PTS mannose/fructose/sorbose/N-acetylgalactosamine transporter subunit IIC, with amino-acid sequence MTIAIIQMILIILLAFFMTIDQNGFVVITYYPVIMGFIVGLIMGDMKTAMIVAGTFQLMALGVASLGGSSVPNYGLATIVGAYIAIKTGQGIKAGLAIGLPVGMLGIQLDIIVKLVNNFIVHKAQTYANNREFKKMKNILYLGPVLFGLSTAIPTAICVIFGSQAVNFILNSVPKWVTNGLSIAGGILPVVGIAILLHYMPVKKYLMYILIGFALSAFLKMPILGVAIIGFGFAYNMFTKAASAPVSNTAVQGDDYDE; translated from the coding sequence ATGACTATTGCAATTATACAAATGATTCTCATAATTTTGCTTGCATTTTTTATGACTATAGATCAGAACGGATTTGTTGTCATTACCTATTATCCTGTTATTATGGGATTTATTGTAGGACTAATTATGGGCGATATGAAAACTGCTATGATTGTTGCAGGAACTTTTCAATTGATGGCCTTGGGGGTTGCCTCCTTAGGAGGTTCCTCTGTACCTAACTATGGACTGGCAACAATTGTTGGAGCATATATAGCAATAAAAACAGGACAAGGGATTAAAGCAGGGTTAGCAATAGGACTGCCAGTTGGAATGCTTGGTATTCAACTGGATATAATTGTTAAGCTAGTTAACAATTTTATTGTTCATAAAGCTCAAACCTATGCTAACAACAGAGAATTTAAAAAGATGAAAAATATACTGTATTTAGGACCTGTTTTATTTGGATTGTCTACGGCAATTCCCACTGCCATCTGCGTTATCTTTGGATCTCAAGCAGTAAATTTTATACTTAACAGTGTGCCTAAATGGGTAACTAATGGGCTTTCTATTGCCGGGGGAATATTACCTGTTGTTGGTATTGCAATTCTTTTACATTATATGCCAGTAAAAAAATATTTAATGTATATATTGATTGGTTTTGCATTATCAGCATTTCTTAAGATGCCTATACTTGGAGTGGCAATTATAGGGTTTGGATTTGCTTATAATATGTTTACTAAAGCGGCTTCAGCCCCAGTAAGCAATACTGCAGTACAAGGAGATGATTACGATGAGTGA
- a CDS encoding PTS sugar transporter subunit IIB, whose product MSIQLARIDQRLIHGLVVTQWASATKATRLMVIDDQVSKDEGMKASMRLSKPTGVSMSIIDTNKAINNFNNHNYDIQRVFIVVKEPETLKKLVDAGVELPKVNVGIMFFSEEKEKISKFVAITEEEKKDLQYIIDKGVPVNLQYVPTDTEQNFADVLNAKK is encoded by the coding sequence ATGAGTATACAATTAGCAAGAATCGATCAAAGACTTATCCACGGATTAGTGGTTACACAGTGGGCATCTGCAACTAAGGCAACAAGACTTATGGTTATTGATGATCAGGTTAGTAAAGATGAGGGAATGAAAGCAAGTATGAGACTTTCAAAACCTACTGGAGTGAGTATGTCTATTATTGACACTAATAAAGCAATTAATAATTTTAACAATCACAATTATGATATTCAAAGAGTATTTATCGTAGTAAAGGAACCGGAAACTTTGAAAAAATTAGTAGATGCAGGTGTTGAATTACCTAAAGTAAACGTTGGCATTATGTTTTTTTCAGAGGAAAAAGAAAAAATATCTAAATTTGTAGCTATCACAGAAGAAGAAAAAAAGGACTTACAATATATAATTGATAAAGGTGTACCAGTTAATCTTCAATATGTTCCAACTGATACAGAGCAAAATTTTGCTGATGTTTTAAATGCTAAAAAATAG